The Cervus canadensis isolate Bull #8, Minnesota chromosome X, ASM1932006v1, whole genome shotgun sequence genome contains the following window.
TATGACCCCTTCCCATTTTCAAAACTAGCAATGGTGGTCAAAAGCTTTTCATCTTGCATATCTGATACTCTCTCTGACTCTTCTTACTCCATATTCCCTTTATAGGGACAcatgtgattacattgggcccacttgggtaatccaggataatctacCTGTTTAAGGTCCATAATCTTAATTCCACCTGCAAAGTGCCTTTTGCCATATAACACAAAATATACACGGGAATAGCACCAGGAAATAAAGCTCATTGCCAGATCTAGAGTGGAGATTGTTAAACTCCTGCTTCCCACAAAGgattctctttctctggagaaatTGATTCTTTTTCCCTGATCCACCACCAGGTAGCCTCAATCTGATACCCCAATGCAAATGTGTTTCTCAACTTTGTCATCTCAGCCTGGTGCTATGTGCTCTGATTCCCAGGGATGGGAAGGAGTGCACTAGTTCCCAGATATTTCCCAATTTTGTGCTCAGGGCCAGCTGCTCCACTGAGAAGAGCCCCTACTTTTGGCTTCCTCTGACCCAGTGGCTTTCTGTTTCAAATTTCAGGAAGTTCGCTTCAGTATGAGGCTGGTGAGACAGCAGAGGAGGAATCTCTCTTCCCCATACCACCTGGCCAGAAGACCAGCCCTGAGTCCCCACTGAGTGAAAGCATATTTGAGACCCAGCCACTTAATTCCATCCTAGATGACAACAGCAGCTCAACTCATGGCTTCCCCATACAAGAATCTTTTACCTTGGCCTCCTGCGCCTCAGAGAGCCACTCCCACTGGGTCCACACTCCCATTGAATGCACAGAGCTGGACCTGCGAAAGTTTTCCAGTTCTGCTTCCTATACTGGAGCTGAGACATTAGCAGGAAATGCAGCTGAAAGCTCTGGAGACAGGCCGGAGCTCACTGTGCTCTTTGAAGTCCTCAGCCCTTAACTCTACTGAGGTGAGCTGGAAAGGTAAGACAGAAAGACCAGAAACTGGTGGCCATCCCCAGAGGAATTATCCCCTGGAGTTCAGTAGGGCTAGGGGTAGAGGAACAGCAAACTAAGAACACTGGTAGATAGAGGGACAACAATGGTAATGCTAATTATTTTGAGCCAGTCAGTCATACATCAGATCTGGGCCTATAGTTGTCAAGTAACTAGCCAGGTTGACATAATAACAATTTCTATATCCTGGCCTTTTGAAAACTTTCTTGGGGCCCCACTGTCTAATAGTTATATTCAGTTATCTCCCATCATGTGTTCAATCAGCAAGGTACAATGGGAAAATACACAAATCTCAGTATCTGGCAGTCCTATATTTCAAATCTACCTCCATTCCTTAATAGCTGTGTGAACCTTGTATAAAttccttcacctctctgagcctcaggttcttaatctgtgaaaaataagaaatactatTCACCTTATAGTGTGAGAGGTGAGTGAGAAATGGCATGTGCGAGTGTCTTTTACAGTGTCTAATTCATTAGAGGTATTTAAACCATGttagtttttctttcccttccttgctCCCAGTCACAATTTATATATCCCTACATATACACTACAGTCATCTGGTCTTCATAACATCCCTTTGTGGTAAGCAGTTCAAGGTTTGTTAGCTTCATTTTATAGAGGCAAGacctgagacacagagaggagaaatgatttgctcaaagtcacagagcATTTCAGTGGCAGAACTGAACTAGAACCCAGGTTTTGAAGCTCCAATCCAGAGCTTGTCCAATTCAATCAATGTGACTGTTCCATGGCCAATGTTACTTTCTCAAACGCTTAAGAAAGTAACAAGGGACAGTATGAAGCATGAGAGTGGACTCTTGTTTTTCAACTAACCAACTACTTTCACCACCCATTTCAATATTTCTCCTAAGCTATGATAGTGTCCAGGCTCCCCATTGACTACCCCTCCCTATATCTTACCtaagaaaatgtaaacaatatGTAGGTGAAAGCCAAGACTGCTACTAAGGTCAGTCTAGATACCTTCAAGGTCATATAGTCCAACCTCCCTTCCAAGTCCTTCAATCCATGCTTGAGTCCCTTTTATAATATCCCCACGAAGTGTTGGTGTCATCCTTGCTCACATACTTACAGTGTCAGAAAGTTCTACTCATCAATGGGTATTGTTGCTATGACTGATGGATTTGAGCTCATTGTAAAGAAaaactttctttctctctatagTAACCAACCCTGGGTCCTGCTCTGCTCCTTGGGCCACACAGACCTCATCTGCTTCCTGTGTCGTGAGATAGCCCTGAAGAAGTCTAAAGAGAGCATCTCCTGTCTGGAAAGTACCACTTTGGTTCATTTAAAGTATGGGGTACTTAAAACTGAATCCAGTTTCATGTGAAATTGTCTTACCAATGTAGAGTAAGATAGAATTGTCAAGTAATCACCTCAAACAGGTGACGTTTTTCTGCTATTGTACCCTAACCACTGGCCTAAACCATTTTTTGAGGGATGGAGAGAAGAAGCAGATAATGAGATTGCCCCATTGGTTTCTAACTTGCTCTACTCCCTCCCTAGGTCTCTTGGGCTCATGGCAGCCCAATCATTCTCTCTGGAGTCTCCTGCCTTGTTCTTAAACCACAACAGCAGCAGGGGCATGAGATATGATATCTACAACAGCCTGTACTATACAGACAGAGCACATCCTATCTCATCCTACCAAAGGATTGATTCTTCATCATTTTCCCAAGACTAACCAGCAGCATTTCTTGCGTTCCTATCCTAGCTAGCCTAGAAAGCCAGATTACCCAGTCGTGGGACTACCAGACATGTTCCTAGCTCAGCTTGATTATAGACAAGAGGGGAATAGATGGCAGTGAATGGGGTAGAGTTTTACTGCCTGCCTTTTTGGTCAGGTGAACCTAAAGGAGGAGCCTCTCAGTATCCTATTGATACATCTACCTTGTACTTTAGAGACAAAATCAAACTTTTCCTATTCAGCTACTCTGCACTGCTCCCCtccccagtacacacacacacacacacacacacacacacacacacatacacacacccctacacacatgTTAGGATAGGCGTGAAACCTCAATTCCCCATACATCTCTTAGACTGCTGTGGCTGTGACAATCACAGAGCTAATCCCTTTGCCCCCTTTCCCCTTACAGGTTTCTTACCTTCTTTAGTGGGGATCCAACTCAGTTTCCTTTAAAATGGTACTTCCTAAAGTTccttttatcttatttatcttcttttcttgcctcttttgtcccTTCATGGTGCCTGATCTTCTTAAGCCCAAGGTTGAGTCTCTACATCCCCAGGGCCAAACTCAGAGCTCAGAGCATTTTTAGGGTGATTGTGAAGTCCCTGAGCTCTAGGGGGACACTTAAGACCTTAGGTTTTTGTTAAAGCCTGCCCCAGGGCCTCTCAGGAAACATTGGTGCTCTTAGTTTAGAGAAAAACCAATCAATTGCTAAGCCATCAAGACCAGTTTCACACGCTTCTTAGAATAAAGTAGAACTTCTCCCTCCATGGCTGATACTACATGGTAGATTGGAACATCGAGGCTCAGGTGTAGGCACCACGTACTGATTTTAAGTCTCCCTTATGTCCATAATAGGATAATTAGGCTGACATCTACTCCCTTACATAGatcacattttgaaataaaaattgccCAGATGAATAGAgcaattattttatttgcttggtATTAATAGCAGCCTATATAGTCCAGCATACCCAGAAAAGAGCTATAGAAAATAGATCTtagtgacctggataaccatgatggtgtggtcactcacccagagccagtaTGAAGTATGGAGTATAGAgtatgaagttaagtgggccctaggaagcactgctgtcaataaagctagtggaggtgatggaattccagcagagctatttaaattcctaaaagatgatgctatcaaagtgattcactcaatacgtcagcaaatttggaaaacccagcagtggccacaggactggaaaaggtcaatcctcatccaaATTCCCAAGACAGGCAgtacaaaaaaatgttaaaaccaccagacagttgcactcatctcccatgctagtaaggttatgttcaaaatcctgcatgctaggcttcagcattacattaactgagaaattccagatgtccaagctgagtttagaaaaggcagaggaaccagagaccaaattgccaacattcactggatcatagagaaagcaagggaattccagaaaaacatctgcctcTGTTTCATctactatactaaagcctttgatgactgtgtggatcataacaaactgtggaaagctcttagagagatctTACCTGtctctgagaaacctatatgctagttaagaagcaacagttagaaccttatatggaacaactgccataagggtggtgtcatctgcatatctgaggttactgatatttttcccagcaatcttgattccagttagtgcttcatccagcctggtgtttctcatgacgtactctgcatataagttaaataagcagagtgacaatatacagccttgtcgtactcctttcccaatttggaaccagtccattgttccatgtccagttctaactgttgcttcttgacctgcctacaaatttctcaggaggcaggtaatgtggtctggtattcccatctctttaagaatttcccacagtttcctgtgattcacacaaagtctttggagtagtcaatgaagcatgagtagatgtttttctggaatcctcttgttttttctatgatctaacagatgttggcaatgtgatctatggttcttctgccttttctaaatccaccttgaacatctgggagttcttggttcacatactgttgaagcccagcatagagattttgagcattactttgctagcatgtgaaatgagtgccattgtacagtagtttgaacattctttggcactgtccttttttggggattgaaatgaaaaactgacattttccagtcctgtgtccactgctgggttttccaaatttactggcactttaacactacccttatggcagaaagcaaagagaaactaaagagtctcttgatgaaggcaaaaggagagtgaaaaagctagcttaaaactcaacattcaaaaaacgaagatcaaaaaaaatattaaaaaacgaagatcatggcatctggccccatcacttcatggcaaatagatggggaaacaatgaaaacagtgacaaactttattttccagggctccaaaatccctgcagatgatgactgtagtcatgatattaaaagatgcttgcaccttggaagaaaagctatgaccaacctagacagcatattaaaaagcagagacattagttcgccagcaaatgtccatctagtcaaagctatggtttttcccgtagtcatgtattgatgtgagagttggaccataaagaaagctgagcgccaaagacaATGCTTctgcactgtggtgttgggaaagactcttgagaatcccttggacagcaaggagatcaaaccaatcaatactaaaggaaatcaatactgaatattcattggaaggactgatgctgaagctgaagctccaatactttggccacctaatgcaaagagctgactcattggaaaagaccctgatcctgggaaagattgaaggcaggaggagaagggtataacagaggatgagatttttggatggcatcaccgactcaatggatatgactttgagcaagctctgggagatggtgaggacagggaaacctggtgtgctgcattccatggggtcacaaagagtcagacatgactgagtgactggacaacaacaacatggaACAGCTGACTGGCTCAGGGTCACAGAATTacaagaaaggagtacaacaaggctgtttattgtcaccctgtttatttaaattatacacGGAGCCCATCATGCAAAATTCGAGGCTAGATGAGTtataagctggagtcaagatttctgggagaaatatcaacaacctcagatatgtggatgataccactctgatgccagaaagtgaagaggaactaaagaacctcttgatgaaggtgaaggaagagagcaaaaaagcttaaaattcagtattaaaaaaactaagatcatggcatccagttccattacttcatggcaaatagaagggcaaaagtggaagcagtgacagatttcctcttcttggctctaaaaccactgtggatggtgactacagccatgaaattagaagatgattgcttcttggcaggaaagctatggcaaacctagacagtaggttaaaaagcaaagacttcactttactgacaaaggtccatagagtcaaggctatggtctttccagtagttatgtatggttgtgagagctggatcataaagaaggcagagcgctgaagaattgatgctttgaaactacggtgctagggaagactcttgagagtcccttgtactgcatggaaatcaaaccagtcagtcttaaggcaaatcaaccctgaatactcattggaaggaccgatgctgaagctgacactccaatactttgactagttgatgcaaagagctgactcattagaaaagaccctgaagctgggaaagattgaaggagaagagggtgacagaggatgggatggttggatggtgtcactgatgcaatggacatgaacttgagcaaactccaggagatgatgagggacagggaagcctggcgtgctgcagtccgtggagtcgtgaagagctggacatgacttggtgactgaacatcaacatagtCCAGAATGTTGGAGGTGATTTAACTTGCAAAAACCAAGACTAGACATAATCATATTAGAATGTGAATGCTAGAATTTACTACATATATGCACTAAACTTTGCAGTTTGCATTCAGAGCAATCATCTCTTTGGATCTTTATACAGACCCAAGGCcaggaaacagtagctgactttattttggggggctccaaaatcactgcagatggtgactgcagacatgaaattaaaagatgcttactccttggaaggaaagttatgaccaacctagacaatatattaaaaagcagagacactactttgtcaacaaaggttcatcaagtcaaggctatggtttttccagtagtcatgtatggatgtgagagttggactataaagaaagctgagtgccacagaattgatgcttttgaactgtggtgttagagaagactcttgagagtcccttggactgcaaggagatccaaccagtccaacctaaaggagatcagtcctgggtgttcattggaaggactgatgttgaagctgagactccaatactttggccccctgatgtgaagagttgactcatttgaaaagaccctgatgctgggaaagattgagggcaggaggagaaggggacgatggaggatgagatggttggatggcatcaccaactcaatggacatgagtttgagtaaactctgggagttggtgatggacagagaggcctggcatgctgtggttcacagggtcacaaagagtcgggtacgactgagcaactgaactgaactgaaggccagGATTACCATCCCCAGTTTGCCTATgatgaagctgaggctcagagatgaaaGGTGGCTGACCTTAAGTTACTCAGTGATGTATAGCATAATTATTAAAGCTAGGGGCCTCTCCAGTgtcttgaaattttcattttctagaagtGTTTGGAATAGCAGGTTTTCTGGCATATCTGTTCCAGAAAATAACTCTTTGGGGAAGGAAAATGGGTGGGGTGCCAAATAAGGCCCTTATGCCTGAATGTATTAATGTAATACCTTTGCCCACAATACCAGGCCTATTCTCTCTGCCTCCCATCAGCTCCCCTACTCCTACCCTATATCCAGCCTGGATGTATATTCTCTGCCAGTGGTAAAGTAAGAGACTTTCCATCAGCACTGTCTCTCAAGAGATTGAAAAGTGAGAATAGCTGTAATGTCAGACAGGACTTCATCTGTCTATCTTACCTCATATTCCCCTGGGGGGTAAGAGAGAAAGGTTGACACCAGTAGGAGTGTACACTCTACTTGTCCTTCCTACCCTCCTGTGTTCAATTTAAGAGTCTCTGATCTTAGTTTTGGCAGTGGCTTGAGTCTTCAACTTTATTTCGAGGTGGGAGAGGGCAAATATCCCATCTTTAAAAGCCTCTCCCAGATAGATTTCAGATATTTGAAAAAATCTGTCAATTATAATGCTTTAGTGCTTTATATTGTAAAAAAGTTCTTTCATACATTATAcctgttttaaagatgaagaacctGAGTTCAAGACAGGAGTAGTAACTTACTCAAAGCAATTCACATCTGGGAAAGGCAGCCTGTTCCATATTCCCATCCCCAGACCAAAGTATGGATTTCATGACTGAGAATAGAGCCCAGGGAAGGTCAGGTAAAGCAGAAACTGCTCTTGACTCTggcagaagggcttccctggtggctcagcttccCTGAGTTCACCtaaaattcaggagacccagggttgatccctgggtcaggaagataccctggagaaggaaatggcaatgcactccagtattcttgcctggtaatctcatgcagtccatgggttcgcaaagagtcagacatgactcagcgactaaaccactaccaccatggCAGGACAGACAGAGGTGCTGGAGGGCACTGGTTATTTCTATCCACTAGACATTGCCTAAATAACCTTTAAAAGATCATTAAGGACCATAGGGAAGAGACTTTGGATATTGAGTAAAGCAGTTCATTTCCACCACCAGAAAAAGCAGCTGGCTCCGTAATCTAAGTTGTGGAGGCAGCAGCATAGTCTTCCATTGAAAAACAGCACATGGCTTTATCCTCATCCAAGATAGagaaggtttcttttcttttttgctttactcTCCACATAGCTCTTAATTCCTATGGCCTACAAGttttctcctgccttcttccAAGTCACTTTAGACTCACCACACTCCCTGGGTCAGCTGGACCGTCTTATGCATGTTTTAAGAGTGATAGTTCTGTGTTGCAACATAGGGTGGGGCAAATATTTTCCCTGTGAATCTCCTGGGCCTCACCCTTTATTTGAAGTCCTATAACTCCCTGCCTCCAACAGGGAGCAAGGTGGGAATTCGGCTTCTTGGAACCTTATAGAAAGTTTAGGAGCCAAAGTGACCTTCCCTCTTGGGCCTGATTTCCCCAAAGTACCTCCTAGCAGACCTCCAAAGATATCCCCCAACATACTTAAGGGTagctgggtggggagaggaaagaagacCTACTGTCTCTTTCTATTGACATGTCAGTTGGATCTCATATTtctcatcattccttccagtttGATTCCTTCAGAATTATGCTTTTCCTTTAATTCATAACTATATATCtcatgggagaaatatcagtaacctcagatacacaggtgacaccacccttatggcagaaagcaaagaggaactgaagagcctcttgatgaaagtgaaagaggagagtgaaaaagctggtttaaaactcaacattcaaaaaatgaagatcatggcatctggttccatcactttatggaaaatagatggggaaacaatggaaacaatgacagactttattttcttgggctccaaaatcactgcagatggtggctgtgccatgaaattaagagatgcttgctccttggaagaacctagacagcatattaaaaagcagagatactactttgccaacaaaggtccttatagtcaaagctatggtttttccagtagttatgtatggatgtgagagttggaccataaagtaagctgagcaccaaagaatttatccTTTTGAACTtcggtattggagaagactcttgagagtcccttgggcagcaaggacatcaaaccattcaattctgaaggaaatcaatcctgaatattcattggaaggactgatgctgaagctgaagctccaatactttggccacctggtgcgaagaactgactcattaaaaaagaccctgatcctggaaaagattgaaggtgggaggagaaggggatgacagtgacagaggatgagatagttggatgacatcaccgactcaatggacatgaatttgagcaagctctgggagtttgtaatagacagggaagcctggtgtgctgcagtccatggggtcgcaaagagtaggacatgactgagcaaatgaactgaaatgaTATATCTCATGACCATGATGTAATAAGTAACTTGGAGGCTGTATTCTTCTGTattatctgtttttgttgttgttgttgagtcctTTACAGCTAATTCTTGTCCCACAATTACTTGGTGGTTAATTAAGTACACTAAACAGTGTGTGCACTTCAATAGGTCCTAGCACTGGCAAATGAATGCTCTCTACAACAGACTTCTGCTTTCAAGGTTTTATTAAATGTATCATTGGGAACAGTTCATCTACAAACACTGATTGAGGGTTCCCAGGGCAACCCACTAGTCAAGGTGCTAAAAAGCACCTAAGAAAAAATTAGAAGTTCCCATTGTACTGCACTGGGGATTAGAAGCAATTGAATTGCAAGCTTGTATCAAGCAGCCTGACCTAACACAGGTATTGGTAAATATGTGTGAGCCAAGGGTTTAGGTCTTGACTTTTAAgttctctgttattttctttctgggaCAGTTTATTCTTATCTCACTGACTCTAATTAGCCATGTCTGGAGCTTCTGGCAGGGCAAGAACCAGTATCCAAATTGAAGATGATTCAGCTTGAGGAGGCCTTAGGTATTCAAAAGTCACCATTTGCATTGCCATGGTTCAAGTCTAATATTGCTGCATCTATGGGAAAGGTAGTGATTGTGTCACAATTATATTAGCaataatataatgataaaatattacagCCAGCCATCTTCACTGTGCCTGCTCTAGACTATAATTTACAAAGCTCTTTTATATATTTGTggtctcatttcatcctcacaatccCCTGAATAGGGTGTTATAATATTCcttttgaagaagagaaaagcagcTTATATTAGATATATCACTTGGCAGACTAGAGGTCAGTCTAACCTGTCTTTTGATCCCCGGACCAGGGCTTTCTCCACTGTTTACCCTTAACAATTTCACTTTAACAATTGCTTTAACATGGTACAGTTACCATAGTGACACTGAGGGCAACATTGCAGAAAAATAACCAGCAGCCATGTAGCAAAATTTCCCAATGGTATATCCTTAAACACAATCACTACAAAGCTCATTGTAAGCTCCACCCAAGACAAGAAACTTTCTGGCTAGAATACACAGCCCAGAATAACTTCTTAGCAATGACCTTTTCTGTAGCAATTAAGACACCAGCCTTTGTTGCCAAGCTTACCTCAGTACATGGATATGCCAACCAGGAGCAAGGTCCTCATGGTATGAACATTGTGGGATCATCCCAAGTCATAACAAAAATCACCTTGGTTCTAGGAGAGGAGTTCAGGATGAGGAGGGcacatgtatgcctgtggctgattcatgttgatgtatggcaaaaaccatcacaatattgtaaagtaattatcctccaattaaataagttaattttaaaaattgcagttaGCAATTGAACTAGGGAAatgttttactttgctttttaagACATCTTGGGTAGAGGTGAGGTGAAGGatgcttttcttctttataattacTGCttatagtgaagtcgctcagtcgtgtctgactccttgtgaccccatggactgcagcacaccaggctcctccgtccagtccatggggtttccaggcaaaaatactggagggggttgccatgttcttctccataATTGCTGCTTGGTCATGGCAAATGTCACACTCAAGTTTTTGTTCCTGGGGAGTGCTTTTAAAGATTTCATTACTCTTAAAGTACAGGTATCTTTGAATGCCTTGCTTTCATGTGTCTATTCTATTTGGGTAATATTTGTTAGTGGAAGCACAAAAGACACGTGATGGAAACATTTTCAACATGCCCCTAAGACTAGATAATAATTGAGTTGTCTATATTTGAACTAGCAAAAGAAAAGTGTTCTTGTTTGTAAGGGAGGGGAGGTATTTGCTGggtatgagtttatttttttggttcagtattttcttctctgtatacCTAGATTTGAATTTTGACAGAGAGGAGCCTAGGAGAACAACTTTCTCCTTCAAGGTTCTCAGACTCAGGCTCAGTAAAAGTGTCAATACTGTAGCACCCTCTCTGAAACACAAACCCCTACTGTACTGGGAAGATAATCTCTTATGCATGTAACACCCTGCTCACCTCACTACCAAGGTCTCTAGTGTTTTACACTGAATGTGGGTAAATTTCAATTACTTTTATTATCCTAAATTGGTTATTTGGAGACATTTTGTTGAATCTTGAGCCTTATGTATGTGGTAGCTACTGACAGAATGTTTTATTTCTGATGCTCTGGAGATATTTCATATTAgccaataaagaaaaaatgcatCCAAAAACCTTGTTTATTATTCTACTTTCAAATAACTAAGGCGACTCCTTTGGCTGGTGTGTCTTTGCTCAGTGAGTATAGCAATGAAACATGTTTCTTATCAGTGGATCCAGCACGAAGGATAGTGGGATTCACTGAGTTGCCACCCAAGAGATCTGGGTTATAATCTAAGTTTTCCTTCAATATTTCTGAATTGCTTATGGCATCTGTCTTTTTCATAGGCTACAGATCTAATAAAATTTTTGTGTGCTAAACTAGCCCTTCTTAAAACAGGGTTCCATCCTAAGAGGACTATGCACATATCTTGTGAGGTCTGCAAAATatgagtttgtatttttttttttcattttgatcatagtatttttttaaagcatagaaGCATATTATCTTTAGACTGTCTAGATTATTATCTCTTAGAAGTACTACCTGGCCATTTTAGAATCTGTTTACAATCTCATTGAATTTAAAGAACCACCTAAAGAGATACTATTTAACTTTCAATTCTGTGTTTTACTATAATCTTATTTAAGACCTAGAGTAATCTAAGTTTCTCCCATATTTAATATGCTAACAACACATGTTGGCAAGGCTGTGGAGAATGGGGAAGCCCATACATTTTCAGTGG
Protein-coding sequences here:
- the EDA2R gene encoding tumor necrosis factor receptor superfamily member 27, whose protein sequence is MTASCPQSLLTMDCQENEYWDQWGRCVTCQLCGPGQELSKIVNKMTSTDNRCSLHTAYQIPGIQQGAGFGEMDFSNGFLFQISGSSLQYEAGETAEEESLFPIPPGQKTSPESPLSESIFETQPLNSILDDNSSSTHGFPIQESFTLASCASESHSHWVHTPIECTELDLRKFSSSASYTGAETLAGNAAESSGDRPELTVLFEVLSP